A genome region from Bombilactobacillus bombi includes the following:
- a CDS encoding branched-chain amino acid aminotransferase, whose translation MAKVKASEVDFNNLGFDYLDLPYRYQAYWRDGEWQDAGLVEDSDVQMSEGATALHYGQSDFEGMKAYRTKDGDIQLFRPDQNAERMQRSCERLLMPSVPTEMFIDAVKQVVKANADFVPPYGNGATLYIRPVMWGVGGVIGVHPAPEYLFRIFVMPVGNYFKGGLTPTNFTTSEYDRAAHKGTGQSKVGGNYAASLMPGDQAHKRGFSDCVYLDPINHQKIEEVGSANFFGITQDDKFVTPKSPSILPSITKYSLLYLAEHELGMETEEGDVYIDDLDRFKEAGACGTAAVISPIGGLEHNGNLHVFYSETEVGPVTRKLYDLLTGIQFGDVQGPEGWVVKV comes from the coding sequence ATGGCAAAGGTTAAAGCGTCAGAGGTAGATTTTAATAACTTGGGCTTTGATTATTTAGATTTGCCGTATCGTTACCAAGCGTATTGGCGTGATGGCGAATGGCAAGATGCAGGTTTAGTAGAAGATAGTGATGTGCAAATGAGCGAAGGCGCGACGGCTTTACATTACGGGCAGTCTGACTTTGAAGGTATGAAGGCTTATCGAACTAAGGATGGCGATATTCAATTATTTCGTCCAGATCAAAATGCTGAGCGGATGCAACGTAGTTGTGAACGGTTATTAATGCCTTCAGTACCAACTGAGATGTTTATTGATGCCGTGAAACAAGTTGTTAAAGCCAATGCTGACTTTGTCCCTCCTTATGGTAATGGTGCTACTTTATATATTCGTCCTGTAATGTGGGGTGTTGGAGGAGTAATTGGTGTTCATCCAGCGCCGGAGTACTTATTTAGAATTTTTGTTATGCCGGTTGGCAATTACTTCAAAGGTGGCTTAACACCAACTAATTTTACAACTTCTGAATATGATCGAGCTGCTCATAAGGGAACAGGTCAAAGCAAGGTTGGCGGTAACTATGCTGCTAGTTTGATGCCAGGTGATCAAGCACATAAACGCGGATTTTCTGATTGTGTTTACTTAGATCCTATTAATCATCAAAAGATTGAAGAAGTTGGATCTGCTAACTTCTTTGGTATTACACAAGATGATAAGTTTGTGACACCGAAGTCACCATCCATTTTGCCAAGTATCACGAAATATTCATTATTATATTTAGCAGAACATGAATTGGGTATGGAAACTGAAGAAGGCGATGTTTATATTGATGATTTAGATCGCTTTAAAGAGGCGGGTGCATGTGGTACCGCAGCTGTAATTTCACCAATTGGTGGTTTGGAACACAACGGAAATCTGCATGTCTTTTATAGTGAAACTGAAGTAGGACCAGTAACGCGAAAACTTTATGACTTGTTGACTGGTATCCAATTTGGTGATGTTCAAGGACCTGAAGGTTGGGTAGTTAAAGTTTAA
- the galU gene encoding UTP--glucose-1-phosphate uridylyltransferase GalU has protein sequence MQKVRKAVIPAAGLGTRFLPITKAMAKEMLPIVDKPTIQFIVEEAKASGIEDILIITGKGKRPIEDHFDSAPELEQNLAAKHKDALLKVVQDTTNIGVHMYFIRQAYPKGLGDAVRLAKSFIGDEPFVVMLGDDVMKDKVPLTKQLINDYNETHASTLAVMQVPKKEVSKYGVIAPDGQAKKGLYRVKNFVEKPAVDKAPSNLAIIGRYLLTPDIFDVLDTQKPGAGDEIQLTDAIDRLNTTQRVFAHEFTGERFDVGNKFGYMQTSIEYGLNHPEIKDELRQYIIDLGQKLSQKTK, from the coding sequence ATGCAAAAAGTTAGAAAAGCTGTGATTCCAGCTGCAGGATTGGGAACACGTTTTTTGCCTATTACTAAAGCTATGGCCAAAGAAATGCTGCCCATTGTTGATAAACCAACTATCCAATTCATTGTTGAAGAAGCCAAAGCTTCTGGCATTGAGGATATTTTAATCATCACGGGTAAAGGCAAACGACCAATTGAAGACCATTTTGATTCGGCACCAGAATTAGAGCAGAACTTGGCAGCTAAGCACAAAGACGCTTTATTGAAGGTAGTGCAAGATACTACTAATATTGGAGTGCATATGTACTTCATTCGCCAAGCCTATCCTAAAGGCTTAGGAGATGCTGTACGCTTAGCGAAGTCTTTTATTGGCGATGAGCCTTTTGTAGTCATGCTCGGTGATGATGTCATGAAAGATAAGGTTCCTCTGACAAAACAGCTAATTAATGATTATAATGAGACTCATGCTTCGACACTTGCCGTTATGCAAGTACCCAAAAAAGAAGTTTCCAAGTATGGAGTGATTGCACCTGATGGTCAAGCTAAAAAGGGCTTATATCGGGTGAAGAATTTTGTAGAAAAGCCTGCTGTTGATAAAGCTCCCAGCAATCTAGCAATTATTGGTCGTTATTTATTAACCCCGGATATTTTTGATGTTTTGGATACACAAAAGCCTGGTGCCGGTGATGAAATCCAATTAACTGATGCGATTGATCGCTTAAATACTACGCAACGGGTTTTTGCTCATGAATTTACTGGAGAACGCTTTGATGTAGGTAACAAGTTTGGTTATATGCAGACAAGCATTGAATATGGTTTAAATCATCCCGAAATCAAAGATGAATTACGTCAATATATTATCGATTTAGG
- a CDS encoding YihY/virulence factor BrkB family protein yields the protein MPMTTNSQIPLFRTNQTFWKKLQGFGQLVTQKIKNGNLSLSSKAIVYYSLLSFFPLISLLGSIIPLLHLDVQVVLNYLQILTPQKLQQLLEPLVVQLLTKRSGGLLSFGILGTLWTSSGVVNILRRSVNYIYGFDNEKLYTQTDQSLVNNILLRIISVLLTALFIIVLVCLLIALVLGQQVLNWIKPIFSWVPNFLTAFLFWKWPITILTLVAVMVVAYYLLPNLHVKIRYIWPGAAFSAVGFIILVQFFSLYLHYFGRRWNSYGTIGTFFILILWLNFVGYIFLIGAALNAAYTEGWIGEIQQQKRLQFLSKK from the coding sequence ATGCCAATGACAACTAATTCTCAGATACCTTTGTTTCGGACTAATCAAACTTTCTGGAAAAAATTACAAGGATTCGGCCAATTAGTAACACAAAAAATAAAAAATGGTAATTTAAGTTTATCTTCGAAGGCGATTGTCTATTATAGTTTATTGTCTTTTTTTCCATTAATTTCGCTATTGGGTAGTATAATTCCACTTTTACATTTGGATGTGCAGGTAGTACTTAATTATCTGCAAATTTTAACCCCGCAAAAATTACAACAATTGCTAGAACCATTAGTAGTGCAACTATTAACCAAGCGCAGCGGTGGTTTGTTATCTTTTGGTATTTTAGGTACACTTTGGACTAGTTCAGGAGTTGTCAATATTTTACGGCGGAGCGTTAATTATATTTATGGATTTGATAATGAAAAGCTTTATACACAAACTGATCAATCATTAGTTAATAATATTTTGTTACGAATAATATCAGTTTTACTAACAGCGTTATTTATTATCGTTTTAGTTTGCTTGTTAATCGCATTAGTATTAGGACAACAAGTTTTAAATTGGATTAAGCCCATTTTTTCTTGGGTACCTAATTTTTTAACAGCTTTTTTGTTTTGGAAGTGGCCGATCACTATTTTAACGTTGGTAGCTGTAATGGTAGTTGCGTACTATTTATTACCTAATCTACATGTCAAAATCCGTTATATTTGGCCAGGAGCAGCTTTTTCGGCTGTGGGGTTCATTATTTTAGTCCAGTTTTTCTCATTATATTTACATTATTTTGGACGACGATGGAATTCTTATGGTACGATTGGAACTTTCTTTATTCTAATTTTGTGGCTTAATTTTGTCGGTTATATTTTTTTGATTGGAGCAGCTTTAAATGCTGCTTATACCGAAGGTTGGATAGGTGAAATTCAACAACAAAAGCGACTGCAATTTTTATCTAAAAAATAA
- the wecB gene encoding non-hydrolyzing UDP-N-acetylglucosamine 2-epimerase — translation MQKIKVMAIFGTRPEAIKMAPLVLELKKQSAYFETITVVTAQHREMLDSVLNIFDIQPDYDLNIMKQKQTLSGITSSVILDLDDILEQEQPQIVLVHGDTTTTFSAALSAFYHQIAIGHVEAGLRTWNKYSPWPEEMNRQMTDNLADLYFAPTEQSKANLLQEHHQAANIFVTGNTAIDALNQTVKADYHHEVLNLIDPHKRMILVTMHRRENQGEPMRQVFQAMRDVVQEYSDVEIIYPVHLNPIVQQTAQEILGNQERIHLIKPLDVLDFHNLIDRSYFIMSDSGGVQEEAPALGKPVLVLRDTTERPEGVAAGTLKLVGTQYSHVKHEMEQLLNNQQEYQLMAQAKNPYGDGHASERMCAAIRYHFQQLDQRPEDFS, via the coding sequence ATGCAAAAAATTAAAGTAATGGCGATTTTTGGTACCCGGCCTGAAGCAATTAAAATGGCACCTTTAGTGTTGGAGTTAAAAAAGCAAAGTGCGTATTTTGAAACAATTACGGTTGTCACTGCGCAACATCGAGAGATGCTAGATTCAGTTTTAAATATTTTTGATATTCAACCAGACTATGACTTAAATATCATGAAGCAAAAACAAACTCTCAGTGGTATTACAAGTTCTGTGATTTTAGATTTAGATGATATTTTAGAACAAGAGCAGCCACAAATAGTTTTGGTTCATGGCGATACAACGACGACCTTTTCAGCAGCACTGTCAGCCTTTTATCACCAAATTGCTATTGGACATGTGGAAGCGGGCTTAAGAACTTGGAATAAGTATTCACCTTGGCCAGAAGAAATGAATCGGCAAATGACAGACAATTTGGCAGACTTATATTTTGCACCTACGGAACAAAGTAAGGCTAATTTATTGCAGGAACATCATCAAGCAGCTAACATTTTTGTGACTGGCAATACTGCTATTGATGCTTTGAATCAAACGGTTAAAGCTGATTATCATCATGAAGTATTAAATTTAATTGATCCTCATAAGCGGATGATTCTAGTAACAATGCACCGTCGTGAGAACCAAGGCGAGCCTATGCGCCAAGTTTTTCAAGCTATGCGCGATGTAGTCCAAGAATACAGTGATGTTGAAATTATTTATCCTGTTCATCTAAATCCTATAGTGCAACAAACAGCCCAAGAAATCCTGGGTAATCAGGAACGAATTCATTTGATTAAACCATTAGATGTTTTAGATTTTCATAATTTAATCGATCGTTCTTACTTTATTATGAGTGATTCCGGTGGTGTGCAAGAAGAAGCTCCCGCTTTAGGTAAGCCAGTGTTAGTTTTGCGAGATACTACGGAGCGGCCAGAAGGTGTTGCTGCTGGCACATTAAAGTTAGTCGGTACCCAATATAGTCATGTTAAACATGAAATGGAACAGTTATTAAATAATCAACAAGAATACCAATTGATGGCGCAAGCTAAGAATCCTTATGGTGACGGTCATGCTAGTGAACGGATGTGTGCAGCAATTCGTTATCATTTTCAGCAGTTAGATCAGCGACCAGAAGATTTTTCCTAA
- a CDS encoding flavodoxin — MTKVKIVYASMTGNDEDMADILSEDFEEAGMDVDMSEISQTDVADYQDADICIMVSYTYSDGLEGNIPDEGLDFYHDLLEADLTGKLYGVCGSGDRFYQDFCIAVEHFEQAFEQAHAQKAAMSVKVELAPDNDDIANLDHFAQTIIQNCQ, encoded by the coding sequence GTGACTAAGGTTAAAATTGTATATGCCAGCATGACTGGTAACGATGAAGATATGGCTGATATTCTCAGCGAAGATTTTGAAGAAGCTGGAATGGACGTTGATATGTCAGAAATCTCGCAAACTGATGTAGCTGACTATCAAGATGCTGATATTTGTATTATGGTTAGCTATACTTATTCTGATGGCTTAGAAGGCAACATTCCCGATGAAGGCTTAGACTTTTATCATGATTTATTAGAAGCAGATTTAACCGGTAAATTGTATGGTGTATGTGGCTCTGGGGATCGCTTTTATCAAGATTTTTGCATTGCAGTGGAGCACTTTGAACAAGCCTTTGAACAAGCCCACGCCCAAAAGGCCGCTATGAGCGTGAAAGTTGAATTAGCCCCAGATAATGATGATATTGCCAATCTTGATCACTTTGCCCAGACAATTATTCAAAATTGTCAGTAA
- the map gene encoding type I methionyl aminopeptidase has product MITLKSEREIEGMRKSGALLAQTHLGLRKIIKPGISSMEIENFADDFITKNGGVPSEKGFEGYQFATCVCVNDEVAHAEPREKLILKNGDIVKVDMTVSLDGYQSDSCWTYAVGEISVENQHLMDVTKKALYLGIDQAVVGNRLGDIGWAIQHYVEDQEHMGDVRDLIGHGIQPTMHEAPNVPHYGEPGKGLRLREGMTITIEPMVNLGTWEIKSKFTDEDWEYFVSADGTTSAQYEHTLAITKDGPKILTSQDPEFDKKYL; this is encoded by the coding sequence TTGATTACATTAAAATCAGAACGTGAAATTGAAGGCATGCGCAAATCGGGCGCTTTACTGGCACAAACGCACTTAGGCTTGCGTAAAATTATTAAACCAGGTATTTCAAGCATGGAAATTGAAAATTTTGCCGATGATTTCATTACTAAAAATGGTGGCGTTCCTTCTGAAAAAGGCTTTGAAGGTTATCAATTTGCAACTTGTGTCTGTGTCAATGACGAAGTAGCTCATGCAGAACCACGGGAAAAATTAATTTTAAAAAATGGTGATATCGTCAAAGTTGATATGACTGTTTCATTAGATGGATACCAAAGCGATTCTTGTTGGACCTATGCAGTTGGGGAAATTTCTGTGGAAAATCAACATTTGATGGATGTAACTAAAAAAGCACTTTATTTGGGGATTGATCAAGCGGTTGTCGGTAATCGGTTAGGTGATATTGGCTGGGCAATTCAACATTATGTTGAAGATCAAGAGCATATGGGAGATGTCCGCGACTTAATTGGACATGGGATTCAGCCAACAATGCATGAAGCCCCTAATGTGCCTCATTATGGTGAACCAGGTAAAGGATTGCGCTTGCGAGAAGGTATGACAATTACTATTGAGCCGATGGTCAACCTCGGTACTTGGGAAATTAAGAGTAAGTTTACGGATGAAGATTGGGAATATTTTGTTTCAGCAGACGGAACCACATCAGCACAATATGAGCATACTTTGGCAATTACCAAAGATGGTCCTAAGATTTTGACTTCCCAAGATCCTGAATTTGATAAAAAATATTTATAA
- a CDS encoding MarR family winged helix-turn-helix transcriptional regulator translates to MREQEIKNIGNLMNDISNKVVKTEEKQLQRLGFLDITLSEAHVINAITEVQQKTNSEVAQELELSPGTVTVIVNHLLKKGYVSRSRRDGDRRTVNLGLTKKGKKFYRVYRLYYYLMIQTAVEDLSDTEVQILSKSLKKINTFFGS, encoded by the coding sequence ATGAGAGAGCAGGAAATCAAAAATATTGGTAATCTAATGAACGATATTTCCAATAAGGTAGTAAAGACAGAAGAAAAACAATTACAAAGGCTAGGATTTTTGGATATTACATTAAGTGAAGCTCATGTAATTAATGCAATAACAGAAGTACAGCAAAAGACAAATTCTGAAGTGGCGCAAGAATTAGAATTATCTCCAGGTACTGTAACAGTTATAGTTAATCATTTATTAAAAAAAGGATATGTCTCACGTTCTCGTAGAGATGGAGATCGTAGAACAGTTAATCTGGGATTAACTAAAAAAGGTAAAAAGTTTTATCGTGTGTACAGACTGTATTATTACTTAATGATACAAACTGCAGTAGAAGATTTGAGCGATACAGAAGTACAAATATTAAGTAAATCATTGAAAAAGATTAATACTTTTTTTGGCAGTTAA
- a CDS encoding GH25 family lysozyme translates to MQKSYQAKHAYHGHFMHQKIFLAIVVLIIFGTLFGLLLLNRWQKAGRPDTQEYPVLGVSLSQEDGYQDFRLLKKHGVDFVYLKATQGADYFDDNFLSNYWRIQGAQLPFGVYHYFSFTSSPQAQFDNFKTSIGQQIGNLPIVIQLNDYQNPHPATKKIRQSVSQLCTLLVNYYQRKVIIQTTPTFAKIFNNPKDTVWLQSPKLPLHKRQDIDFWEYDQQGKIPSLASTNLYHMSVFIGNENHWQHYVQTGGY, encoded by the coding sequence ATGCAAAAAAGTTATCAGGCAAAACATGCCTACCACGGACATTTTATGCATCAGAAAATATTTTTAGCGATTGTAGTGTTAATTATTTTTGGGACACTTTTTGGTTTATTATTATTGAATCGCTGGCAAAAAGCTGGGCGACCAGATACACAAGAATATCCTGTTTTAGGTGTTAGTCTCAGTCAAGAAGATGGCTACCAAGATTTTCGCTTACTGAAAAAACACGGTGTCGACTTTGTCTATTTAAAAGCAACTCAAGGAGCAGATTATTTTGATGATAATTTTTTAAGTAATTATTGGCGGATTCAAGGAGCACAATTACCGTTTGGGGTTTATCATTATTTTAGCTTTACATCATCGCCTCAAGCACAATTTGATAATTTTAAAACTAGTATCGGTCAGCAAATCGGTAATTTGCCAATAGTTATTCAATTAAATGATTATCAAAATCCGCATCCCGCTACTAAAAAAATTAGGCAATCAGTATCACAATTGTGCACTTTACTGGTAAACTATTATCAGCGCAAGGTTATTATTCAAACAACACCAACGTTTGCGAAGATTTTTAATAATCCAAAAGATACAGTGTGGTTGCAATCTCCAAAGCTGCCACTGCATAAACGACAAGATATTGATTTTTGGGAATATGACCAACAAGGAAAAATCCCCAGTTTGGCTTCGACTAATCTATATCATATGTCAGTCTTTATTGGTAATGAAAATCATTGGCAACATTATGTACAAACAGGAGGCTATTAA
- a CDS encoding DEAD/DEAH box helicase — protein MEIPAVYQTYFQQHHFQKLTPVQKAVYQPFIQRQSLLALAPTGSGKTLAFGMPLLEQVQLGQGIQKIILEPSQELAIQTRDVLRELNPQVNIYGVIGGANLKRQIEHLKQKPEVIVGTLGRILDLVDKKKLKLQNISTLLVDEADEMLSDRLEDIRGVINRMPSAVQLAFFSATTIPLFSELKKWFGQEFTAVNLSTDESFRAGLRHYFITVDNQRKSELLQRLAHRKNKKNLVFCQSSKQLHRLAADMRYRKTYFTVLDTSDPKKRRADALNAFRNRKTSMLLATDVAARGMDIPDLTTVINLENPQDLTEYIHRSGRTGRMGRNGEVITLGNQHDWRQLQTLLKNNNIPLTKVYLQGDELSSTPPHIHKKQSAPKKKVSAPKKRWRNQKNKGKQH, from the coding sequence ATGGAAATTCCAGCAGTTTATCAAACTTATTTTCAGCAACATCATTTTCAAAAATTAACCCCCGTGCAAAAAGCAGTTTACCAACCCTTTATTCAAAGACAATCGCTATTGGCCTTAGCTCCTACGGGGTCGGGCAAAACGCTTGCCTTTGGGATGCCTTTGTTAGAGCAAGTACAATTAGGTCAAGGTATTCAAAAGATAATTTTGGAACCATCACAAGAATTAGCGATTCAAACTCGGGATGTTTTACGAGAATTGAATCCCCAAGTGAACATTTATGGAGTAATTGGCGGTGCCAATCTCAAACGCCAAATTGAACATTTGAAGCAAAAGCCTGAAGTTATAGTAGGTACTTTAGGTCGGATTTTAGACTTAGTAGATAAGAAAAAGCTGAAACTGCAAAATATCAGTACTTTGTTAGTAGATGAAGCTGATGAAATGTTAAGTGATCGCTTAGAAGATATTCGCGGAGTAATTAATCGCATGCCTAGTGCAGTTCAACTAGCCTTTTTCTCAGCTACGACAATTCCTTTATTTTCTGAATTAAAAAAATGGTTTGGACAAGAATTTACAGCTGTGAATTTGTCAACCGATGAGAGCTTTAGAGCAGGCTTAAGGCATTATTTTATAACGGTTGACAACCAACGTAAGTCAGAATTATTACAAAGATTAGCCCATCGAAAAAATAAAAAGAACTTAGTTTTTTGTCAATCAAGTAAACAATTGCATCGCTTAGCAGCCGATATGCGTTACCGAAAAACGTATTTCACAGTTTTAGATACCAGTGATCCTAAAAAAAGACGGGCAGATGCTTTAAACGCCTTTCGTAATCGAAAAACTTCAATGTTATTGGCAACTGATGTAGCCGCTCGCGGAATGGATATTCCTGATTTGACAACGGTTATCAATTTAGAAAATCCGCAAGATTTAACAGAATACATTCATCGTAGTGGTCGAACAGGACGCATGGGTCGCAATGGTGAAGTGATTACCTTAGGTAATCAGCATGATTGGCGCCAACTTCAAACACTCTTAAAAAATAACAATATTCCACTGACCAAAGTCTATCTACAAGGCGATGAATTAAGTTCGACGCCACCGCACATCCATAAAAAGCAATCTGCACCAAAGAAAAAAGTCTCTGCTCCTAAAAAGCGTTGGCGTAATCAAAAAAATAAGGGCAAACAGCACTAA
- a CDS encoding GtrA family protein, with the protein MMKIYKRYRNFIIYSLFGFLASILNVIVFNWLHNHAQVTMLIANTLAWFVANLFSFIANKSIVFKSRYQEPKTFIKEITLFLSQRILALLLDNILMWAGINWLHWNNLIVKIIDQIIVGLVNYFSTQAIFTHENKLLLQRLSAMRKKTKQNDCNH; encoded by the coding sequence ATGATGAAAATTTATAAACGATATCGAAATTTTATTATCTATAGTCTTTTTGGCTTTTTAGCCTCAATTTTAAATGTAATTGTCTTTAACTGGCTGCACAATCATGCTCAAGTAACGATGCTTATTGCGAATACCTTAGCCTGGTTTGTTGCTAATTTGTTTTCTTTTATTGCAAATAAAAGCATTGTTTTTAAATCACGATATCAAGAACCTAAGACCTTTATAAAAGAAATTACCCTTTTCTTATCTCAAAGAATCTTAGCTTTGTTACTAGATAATATTTTGATGTGGGCGGGAATTAATTGGTTACATTGGAATAATTTAATTGTTAAAATTATTGACCAAATTATTGTAGGGTTAGTCAACTACTTTTCCACACAAGCAATATTTACACATGAGAACAAACTCTTATTACAAAGATTATCTGCTATGCGAAAAAAAACCAAACAAAATGATTGTAACCATTAA
- a CDS encoding Gfo/Idh/MocA family protein, whose translation MLQLGVIGTNWITQQFIEAAQQTHTFQLREVYSRTQEHAQNLINQVNGTDTLITTDLTKFFASPEFEVVYIASPNSLHFQYICQAIAANKQVIVEKPMVSTRAEFLQIQELLQNHPGIYVLEAARHIHEPEFATLKQQVQQLDRIDGATITYRKYSSRYDLVLTGQEPNIFSPKFSGGALYDLGVYLLYDAVCLFGQPLSAQYLPQMIATGVDGQGTIVLHYDHFDVTMLVGKISNSILPSEIYSGKKTLSFDDGGTVRKIWNNYNDWQFTGADHNPMLAETEVFAQIIQQKDQTQFNQLWQMADQVNQLLTQIRLAAGIKFAADRSEA comes from the coding sequence TTGTTACAGCTAGGAGTTATTGGAACTAATTGGATTACACAACAATTTATTGAAGCTGCTCAACAAACACATACTTTTCAGCTACGTGAGGTTTATTCACGAACACAAGAACATGCGCAAAATTTAATTAATCAAGTAAATGGTACTGATACCTTAATTACCACAGATTTAACTAAATTTTTTGCTAGTCCAGAATTTGAAGTTGTTTATATTGCTTCGCCGAATAGTTTACATTTTCAGTATATTTGCCAAGCAATTGCAGCTAATAAACAAGTCATTGTGGAAAAACCAATGGTATCTACACGAGCAGAGTTTTTACAGATTCAAGAATTACTGCAAAACCATCCAGGAATTTATGTTTTAGAAGCAGCTCGCCATATCCATGAGCCCGAATTTGCAACTTTAAAACAGCAAGTACAACAATTAGATCGAATTGATGGGGCCACTATCACTTATCGGAAATATTCCAGTCGCTATGATTTGGTTTTGACTGGACAAGAACCTAATATCTTTTCACCCAAGTTTTCTGGTGGTGCTTTGTACGATTTGGGTGTTTACTTATTGTATGATGCAGTTTGCTTATTTGGTCAACCGTTGTCTGCGCAGTACTTACCGCAAATGATTGCCACAGGTGTCGATGGTCAAGGAACAATAGTCTTACATTATGATCATTTTGATGTGACAATGTTAGTTGGAAAAATTTCCAATTCTATCTTGCCCTCAGAAATATATAGTGGCAAAAAGACTTTATCTTTTGATGATGGGGGCACGGTGCGCAAAATTTGGAATAATTATAATGATTGGCAATTTACGGGTGCTGACCATAATCCCATGTTAGCGGAAACGGAAGTATTTGCACAAATCATTCAACAAAAAGATCAAACTCAATTTAATCAGTTATGGCAAATGGCTGATCAAGTTAATCAATTATTAACACAAATCCGTTTAGCGGCTGGTATTAAATTTGCAGCCGATAGAAGTGAGGCATAA